The Algoriphagus sanaruensis genome window below encodes:
- a CDS encoding LolA family protein, with amino-acid sequence MRLIPVVLLTFLSLIFSPNLLAQKDPKAKTILDGMAQKYQSLKGFTASFDYTFQDAGGAGDRQTGEIAVSGDKYRLKLPDQEIYNDGKTVWTFIQSDGYKEVTVNDVTQMEGELTPSNIYKMYQTGFNYRLLADKTYQGKAVNVVELIAQKPNAPFKQVKLMVDKATKDLLGWEMSDGQGGVFSYSFKNLKAAPSLPADYFVFDIKKHPGIEVIDLR; translated from the coding sequence ATGAGATTAATCCCAGTAGTCCTACTCACCTTTCTTTCTCTGATTTTTTCGCCGAATCTACTGGCGCAAAAAGACCCTAAGGCCAAAACAATCCTAGATGGAATGGCTCAAAAGTACCAAAGCCTCAAAGGATTTACGGCAAGTTTTGATTATACCTTTCAAGATGCTGGAGGAGCCGGCGATCGGCAGACCGGAGAGATTGCCGTTTCAGGAGATAAATATCGACTCAAACTTCCCGACCAGGAAATCTACAACGACGGAAAAACGGTCTGGACTTTTATCCAATCCGATGGTTACAAAGAAGTTACGGTCAATGATGTTACTCAAATGGAGGGCGAATTGACTCCTTCGAATATTTACAAAATGTATCAAACGGGATTTAACTACCGACTTCTTGCCGATAAAACCTACCAAGGTAAAGCCGTTAATGTAGTTGAATTGATCGCCCAAAAACCGAATGCTCCCTTTAAGCAGGTAAAGTTGATGGTAGATAAAGCTACCAAAGACCTATTGGGTTGGGAAATGTCCGATGGGCAAGGAGGAGTTTTCTCATACTCTTTTAAAAACCTGAAAGCAGCACCAAGTTTACCGGCAGATTATTTCGTTTTTGATATCAAAAAACATCCTGGAATCGAGGTGATTGATTTGAGGTGA
- a CDS encoding CvpA family protein, which translates to MAPIDIIILILIGLGAYEGYKKGLLLSIVGLIGFVLAIILGVYFMDPVSQWLADHSDELTFAFPIMAFLIVFFLTLIIVNLAGWVLKKMMDMILLGGFDSIAGAILGIIKSGFFISLFMWLSLQFDLKMPREWRAKSEYLQYIEPLAPSVIWVLEPIFPKVKEAIGTMAEIVEEFKKEKINP; encoded by the coding sequence TTGGCGCCAATTGATATCATCATATTGATCCTAATTGGACTAGGAGCCTATGAGGGCTACAAAAAAGGCTTGTTGCTGAGTATTGTGGGTCTCATAGGCTTTGTTTTAGCCATTATTCTGGGTGTATATTTTATGGATCCTGTGAGCCAATGGTTGGCTGATCACTCTGATGAACTAACCTTTGCCTTTCCAATCATGGCCTTCCTAATCGTATTTTTTCTGACCCTGATCATCGTTAATCTTGCAGGTTGGGTATTGAAAAAAATGATGGATATGATCCTGCTTGGTGGTTTTGATAGCATTGCAGGAGCGATTTTAGGGATAATCAAATCCGGATTTTTTATTAGTCTCTTTATGTGGCTGTCTCTTCAATTTGATTTGAAAATGCCAAGAGAATGGAGAGCTAAAAGTGAATACCTTCAATACATCGAACCATTAGCCCCGAGCGTAATTTGGGTTTTGGAACCTATTTTCCCCAAAGTAAAAGAAGCCATTGGCACCATGGCGGAAATCGTAGAGGAATTCAAAAAGGAAAAGATTAATCCTTAA
- a CDS encoding GatB/YqeY domain-containing protein, protein MSLKQNVESQIKSAMIAKDKVRLTALRAIKSMILLEETKEGFSGTLSADDEMKLLTKAAKQRKDSADIYEKQGRADLLEVELAELAVIQEFLPKALSDEELSAAIQEIISSTGAAGPKDMGKVMGVASKQLAGKADGKAIADKVKALLNS, encoded by the coding sequence ATGAGTTTAAAGCAGAATGTAGAAAGTCAAATAAAATCCGCAATGATTGCCAAGGACAAGGTAAGATTAACTGCATTGCGAGCCATCAAATCGATGATTTTGTTGGAAGAGACTAAAGAGGGTTTTTCAGGAACCTTGAGTGCGGATGACGAGATGAAGCTCTTGACAAAAGCCGCCAAGCAGCGAAAAGACTCTGCTGATATCTATGAAAAGCAAGGACGGGCAGACCTTTTGGAAGTCGAATTAGCTGAATTAGCCGTAATCCAAGAATTTTTGCCGAAGGCGCTTTCTGATGAAGAATTGAGTGCTGCTATTCAGGAAATAATCAGTTCTACCGGTGCAGCTGGTCCAAAAGATATGGGAAAAGTAATGGGTGTAGCGAGCAAGCAGTTGGCAGGAAAAGCCGACGGAAAAGCAATCGCAGATAAAGTCAAAGCATTACTCAATAGTTGA
- a CDS encoding quinone-dependent dihydroorotate dehydrogenase: MYKSLLKPLLFLQKPEKAHHFTFDMTKWTFNLPLVKSMVKNAFALDDPRLEREVFGLKFKNPVGLAAGFDKDAKLIDEMAMLGFGFIEIGTLTPKPQEGNPQPRLFRLPQDEALINRMGFNNGGVMEAVERLKSRKSQVIVGGNIGKNKVTPNENAVDDYLICLEELHPYVDYFVVNVSSPNTPNLRDLQEKEPLKQLLTAVKAANDSKSKPKPILLKIAPDLTDGQLDDIIEIVKETQIDGVIATNTTIDRSKLTTTASEVEAIGAGGVSGKVLKQRSTEVIRYLHQKSEAAFPIIGVGGIFSAEDAIEKLEAGASLVQVYSGMIYEGPGLIKKIKKGLLAYFSR; the protein is encoded by the coding sequence GTGTATAAATCGCTGTTAAAACCTCTTCTATTTCTTCAGAAGCCTGAAAAGGCACATCATTTCACCTTCGATATGACCAAGTGGACCTTCAATCTTCCCTTAGTCAAATCCATGGTTAAAAATGCATTTGCATTGGATGATCCTCGATTGGAGCGAGAAGTTTTTGGTCTGAAATTCAAAAACCCCGTTGGGCTGGCGGCAGGATTCGATAAAGACGCCAAGCTGATCGATGAAATGGCGATGTTGGGTTTTGGATTCATCGAAATTGGGACTTTGACTCCTAAGCCCCAAGAGGGAAATCCTCAGCCCAGGCTTTTCAGATTACCTCAGGATGAAGCCTTGATCAATCGTATGGGGTTCAATAATGGGGGTGTGATGGAGGCAGTCGAGCGATTGAAAAGCCGAAAATCTCAGGTAATTGTCGGAGGGAATATTGGTAAAAATAAAGTCACGCCCAACGAGAATGCTGTCGATGATTATTTGATTTGCCTCGAGGAGCTACATCCTTATGTAGATTATTTTGTAGTAAATGTGAGCTCTCCTAATACGCCAAATCTTCGCGATTTACAGGAAAAAGAACCTTTAAAGCAATTACTCACAGCTGTAAAAGCGGCGAATGATTCCAAGTCTAAACCCAAGCCTATCCTCTTGAAAATCGCACCTGATTTGACAGATGGTCAGCTAGATGATATCATTGAAATTGTGAAAGAAACCCAGATCGATGGTGTGATTGCGACCAATACTACGATTGATCGTTCGAAACTGACCACCACTGCTTCGGAAGTGGAAGCTATTGGAGCAGGGGGAGTGAGTGGAAAAGTGCTCAAGCAAAGAAGTACTGAGGTAATTCGATATCTCCATCAAAAATCTGAGGCGGCTTTTCCGATCATAGGAGTAGGAGGAATATTCTCAGCAGAAGATGCAATCGAAAAGTTAGAAGCGGGTGCGAGCCTTGTTCAGGTGTACTCGGGCATGATTTATGAGGGGCCAGGCTTGATTAAAAAGATAAAAAAGGGACTATTGGCATATTTTTCCAGGTAA
- a CDS encoding RsmB/NOP family class I SAM-dependent RNA methyltransferase: protein MKLHNNTIRGVHTALQAIFEEGQYADKVIERTLKSNPKWGSKDRSFIAETTYEMVRWWRLINFLSPSTNLWDLFGTYWLMQGNDLPDWEEFERLHPEKIKAKYESIKDPGLLESVPEWLHNLGAKELGAIWEKEIHALNEEAEVVLRVNTLKTSRERLKNQLAEDGIKTYILKGYPDALILEERQNVFRHPAFKAGLFEVQDASSQLVATTLAVEPGMRVIDACAGAGGKSLHLAALMENKGKVISMDVEEWKLQQAKLRARRNGVSIFEPKLIEGSKTIKRLKETADRLLLDVPCSGLGVLRRNPDTKWKLSPESIEKVQQTQQEILQSYPSMLKKGGQMVYATCSILPSENEEQVKKFLASEAGKDFELLEEKKVFAHENGFDGFYMARLLKK from the coding sequence ATGAAGTTACACAACAATACCATCCGAGGAGTTCATACTGCGCTCCAAGCTATTTTTGAAGAAGGTCAATATGCAGACAAAGTCATCGAGCGTACCCTCAAATCTAATCCAAAATGGGGCTCAAAAGACCGTTCGTTCATCGCTGAGACTACTTATGAAATGGTCCGTTGGTGGAGGTTGATTAATTTTTTAAGTCCATCTACGAATCTTTGGGATTTGTTTGGCACCTATTGGTTGATGCAAGGAAATGATCTGCCAGATTGGGAAGAATTCGAGCGCCTACATCCGGAGAAGATTAAGGCCAAGTATGAGTCTATCAAAGATCCTGGACTTCTTGAATCGGTCCCGGAATGGCTGCATAATTTGGGAGCGAAAGAACTTGGAGCAATTTGGGAAAAAGAAATTCATGCCTTAAATGAAGAGGCTGAAGTGGTCTTGCGTGTCAATACCCTAAAAACCTCTCGAGAGCGATTGAAAAATCAATTGGCTGAGGATGGAATCAAAACCTATATTCTGAAGGGCTATCCAGATGCTCTGATCCTTGAAGAAAGACAAAATGTCTTCCGTCATCCGGCATTCAAGGCTGGGCTTTTTGAAGTTCAAGATGCAAGTTCTCAACTGGTAGCGACTACTTTGGCCGTGGAACCAGGAATGCGGGTAATTGATGCCTGTGCTGGGGCAGGTGGAAAATCTTTACACCTAGCCGCCTTGATGGAAAATAAAGGGAAGGTAATTTCGATGGATGTTGAAGAATGGAAGCTTCAGCAAGCCAAACTTAGAGCGAGAAGAAATGGCGTATCGATATTTGAACCCAAACTGATCGAAGGTTCCAAAACTATCAAGCGTTTAAAAGAAACGGCAGATCGATTGCTTCTTGATGTTCCTTGCTCTGGATTAGGAGTGCTCCGTAGAAATCCTGATACCAAGTGGAAGCTTTCACCAGAATCTATCGAGAAGGTACAGCAAACCCAACAGGAAATTCTTCAATCCTATCCTTCGATGTTGAAAAAAGGAGGACAAATGGTTTATGCTACTTGTAGTATTTTACCATCTGAAAATGAGGAGCAAGTCAAGAAGTTCCTGGCCAGTGAGGCAGGGAAAGATTTTGAGTTGTTAGAAGAGAAGAAAGTTTTTGCTCATGAAAATGGCTTTGATGGCTTTTACATGGCGAGATTGTTGAAAAAATAA
- a CDS encoding DNA translocase FtsK encodes MASETPRANTFRKKSENSKKAAPKKEGMKLSLGNFKFKQLGITAGIVLISVSVFLVIAFLSYLFSGPADQSLVMNNPDPAVREVARDSQNWVGYLGAQASHWLIYRWFGIAAFLIPPFLFLLGIRWTFRVALMSLTRYSIFALFFTAWLGLLAGYIVILIEGYSFWGFIAGGLGYELALLSSEFLGMGTFILIAGSLLIFIVLYFGLEQLNWFSAKPYEEEDLASPAAKTSINPFASDLDEEISDENELEEEEVYDYGSLWEIKSSEEEESPVTSNNVSLSLNPSAEEIAEEDLFDVPQVNLLDEGLPKSKGVSEGNFTVQQAPEVEKTAEQVENLDPYDPTLDLPRYQYPTLDLLNEYDVKKVTVSRQELEENKDKIVTTLENFQIGIQGIQATIGPTVTLYEIVPNPGIKISKIKNLEDDIALSLAALGIRIIAPIPGKGTIGIEVPNKNRELVPARAVIGTEKFMKSDKDLPVALGKTISNEVFVMDLAKMPHLLMAGATGQGKSVGLNMILASLIYKKHPSQLKFVLVDPKKVELTLFNKIERHFLAKLPGSEEAIITDTKKVIYTLNSLCIEMDNRYNLLKDAGCRNLKEYNAKFIARKLNPEKGHYFMPYIVLVIDELADLMMTAGKEIEAPIARLAQLARAIGIHLVVATQRPSVNVITGIIKANFPARLSFRVTSKIDSRTILDAGGADQLIGMGDMLLSQGSEMIRLQCAFLDTPEVDAICDWIGNQKGYSSAYLLPEFEGEEGDGSASDVDLSDRDPLFDDAARLIVLHQQGSTSLIQRKLKLGYNRAGRIVDQLEAAGIVGPFEGSKAREVLVQDEASLERLLNSL; translated from the coding sequence ATGGCATCAGAAACACCTCGGGCAAATACCTTCAGAAAAAAGAGTGAAAACTCTAAAAAGGCAGCTCCAAAAAAGGAAGGCATGAAATTGTCTTTGGGCAATTTCAAGTTTAAACAGTTGGGGATCACTGCAGGGATTGTTCTAATTTCAGTGAGTGTCTTTCTGGTTATTGCTTTTCTTTCTTATTTATTTAGCGGACCTGCAGACCAAAGTTTGGTCATGAATAATCCTGATCCAGCAGTACGAGAAGTGGCTCGGGATTCCCAAAACTGGGTTGGATATTTGGGAGCACAAGCTTCGCATTGGCTGATTTACCGATGGTTCGGAATCGCCGCCTTTCTTATCCCTCCCTTCTTATTTCTTTTAGGTATTCGCTGGACATTTCGGGTTGCCTTGATGTCATTGACCAGGTATTCGATTTTTGCGCTATTCTTTACCGCTTGGTTGGGACTGCTGGCAGGATATATCGTTATTTTGATTGAGGGGTATTCTTTCTGGGGATTTATTGCTGGGGGATTGGGTTATGAACTCGCCTTGTTGTCTTCAGAATTTTTGGGAATGGGGACTTTCATCCTGATCGCAGGTTCCCTACTGATTTTCATAGTGCTTTATTTTGGGTTAGAACAACTCAATTGGTTCTCTGCTAAACCCTATGAGGAGGAAGATTTAGCTTCTCCCGCTGCGAAAACATCCATTAATCCTTTCGCTTCTGATTTGGATGAGGAAATTTCCGATGAAAATGAACTCGAGGAAGAGGAGGTTTACGATTACGGAAGCCTGTGGGAAATCAAAAGTTCGGAAGAAGAGGAATCACCAGTCACTTCAAACAATGTTTCCTTAAGTCTAAATCCTTCTGCTGAGGAAATCGCCGAGGAAGATTTATTTGATGTGCCCCAAGTGAATTTGTTGGATGAAGGACTTCCTAAAAGCAAGGGGGTAAGTGAAGGTAATTTTACCGTTCAACAAGCACCAGAGGTTGAAAAAACCGCTGAGCAGGTTGAGAATCTGGATCCCTATGATCCGACACTGGATCTTCCAAGGTATCAATATCCGACCTTGGACTTGCTCAATGAGTATGATGTGAAAAAGGTGACAGTTTCTCGACAAGAACTCGAAGAAAACAAAGACAAAATCGTCACTACCTTGGAAAACTTCCAAATTGGAATCCAAGGAATTCAAGCCACTATTGGGCCTACCGTTACCTTATACGAGATTGTTCCAAATCCTGGGATCAAGATCAGTAAAATTAAGAATCTTGAAGATGACATTGCTTTGAGCTTGGCTGCATTGGGGATTCGAATCATAGCCCCGATTCCAGGAAAAGGTACGATCGGGATTGAAGTTCCAAATAAGAATCGCGAATTGGTGCCTGCCCGTGCGGTAATTGGAACCGAGAAGTTTATGAAGTCAGACAAAGATCTTCCGGTGGCTTTGGGTAAAACTATTTCCAATGAAGTCTTTGTCATGGATTTGGCCAAGATGCCCCACCTGTTAATGGCAGGTGCAACAGGCCAAGGAAAGTCAGTTGGGCTGAACATGATTTTGGCTTCCTTGATTTACAAGAAGCATCCTTCGCAATTGAAATTTGTCCTAGTAGATCCGAAAAAGGTAGAGTTGACACTTTTCAATAAGATAGAAAGGCATTTTCTAGCCAAGTTACCGGGATCCGAGGAAGCGATTATTACGGATACCAAAAAGGTAATCTACACCCTCAATTCATTGTGTATTGAGATGGATAACCGATACAACTTGCTCAAGGATGCAGGCTGTAGAAATCTAAAAGAGTATAATGCCAAGTTTATCGCAAGAAAACTGAATCCTGAAAAAGGGCATTACTTTATGCCTTATATCGTCTTGGTTATTGATGAGTTGGCCGATTTGATGATGACTGCAGGCAAGGAAATCGAAGCGCCAATTGCTCGCTTGGCTCAGCTAGCTCGTGCTATCGGTATTCATTTGGTGGTAGCTACTCAGCGACCTTCGGTTAATGTCATCACCGGTATTATTAAGGCCAATTTCCCAGCTAGACTTTCATTTAGAGTTACTTCTAAGATTGACTCTAGAACCATCCTTGATGCTGGAGGAGCAGATCAATTAATTGGAATGGGAGATATGCTTCTTTCCCAAGGCTCAGAAATGATTCGACTTCAATGTGCTTTTTTGGATACTCCAGAAGTGGATGCGATTTGCGATTGGATTGGAAATCAAAAGGGATATTCCTCAGCCTATTTGTTGCCGGAGTTCGAAGGAGAGGAAGGAGATGGCTCTGCCTCTGATGTTGATTTATCCGATCGAGATCCGCTTTTTGATGACGCAGCGCGACTGATTGTATTGCATCAGCAAGGCAGTACTTCGCTAATTCAACGGAAATTGAAACTTGGATATAATAGGGCGGGAAGAATCGTGGATCAGTTGGAAGCGGCCGGAATTGTAGGTCCTTTTGAAGGATCTAAGGCTAGAGAGGTCTTGGTTCAGGACGAGGCTAGTTTGGAACGGTTATTGAATAGTTTGTAG
- a CDS encoding amidohydrolase family protein, with amino-acid sequence MKIRILTLGLLYLLSFQAFSQNLKALVGGTLIDGFGGTPIRNSVIIVEGERIKAVGQVGSLKIPADAEVISTEGMSVLPGLWDMHVHLMLNGHSDYTHWDTTYLDVLESVIMPSSAHQLLMAGVTSTRDLGAPLEPSINVREKINRGEIPGPTIYVSGPFIQKAPYPGTEAFRWGVNGAADARAKVKKLIDAGVDVIKLIDQDQMTLEEAKAVVDEAHKYGKMVVGHSHRPDEIRIGLQIGVDNFEHTGLSSAPEYPEDIMRMMKERAAKMNLGPLFWTPTVEGLWNYEYVRDNPEKLDDPSWHLGLPDSIIRDIRASLRYPGRMSYFQLTPVRKPTLTRKFAQLKESGVVMLVGTDSGIPMKFHSQSTWNELDVWVNQFGMDPLLTIKAATYWPAVAMKVDKDYGTISEGKFADIIAVRGDVLRYINLLQNVDLVIKHGKKVK; translated from the coding sequence ATGAAGATTAGAATACTTACACTCGGCCTTTTGTATTTGCTTTCGTTCCAAGCCTTCTCCCAAAACTTAAAAGCCCTCGTCGGCGGCACCCTAATCGACGGTTTTGGAGGCACTCCCATTCGCAATTCGGTCATCATCGTCGAAGGCGAGCGGATCAAAGCCGTGGGGCAAGTTGGAAGTCTGAAAATACCGGCAGATGCAGAAGTTATTTCCACTGAGGGAATGAGCGTCCTTCCTGGACTTTGGGATATGCACGTGCACCTGATGCTCAATGGTCACAGCGATTACACCCATTGGGACACGACCTATTTGGACGTATTGGAATCAGTCATCATGCCTTCTTCTGCGCATCAATTATTAATGGCTGGAGTTACTAGCACCAGAGATTTGGGGGCCCCTTTGGAACCCAGCATCAATGTCCGAGAAAAGATTAACCGAGGTGAAATCCCCGGTCCGACCATTTATGTTTCTGGCCCTTTTATCCAAAAAGCGCCCTATCCCGGCACAGAAGCCTTCCGCTGGGGAGTCAATGGAGCTGCCGATGCGCGCGCCAAAGTCAAAAAACTGATCGATGCCGGAGTGGATGTGATCAAGCTGATCGATCAGGATCAGATGACCCTAGAGGAAGCCAAAGCAGTAGTCGATGAAGCTCATAAGTACGGAAAAATGGTCGTAGGCCACTCCCATCGTCCAGACGAAATCCGAATCGGCTTGCAGATCGGCGTGGATAATTTTGAACATACGGGTTTGAGTTCGGCACCGGAATATCCCGAAGACATCATGCGGATGATGAAAGAGCGGGCTGCCAAAATGAATCTAGGTCCACTGTTCTGGACGCCAACCGTGGAGGGCCTTTGGAATTATGAATATGTCCGTGACAATCCCGAAAAGCTGGACGACCCCTCTTGGCATTTGGGATTACCGGATTCGATTATAAGAGATATTAGAGCTTCTTTGAGATATCCAGGAAGAATGTCTTACTTCCAACTTACTCCAGTAAGAAAACCTACTCTTACCCGCAAATTTGCCCAGCTAAAAGAAAGTGGCGTGGTGATGCTGGTAGGAACAGACAGCGGCATTCCGATGAAATTCCACAGTCAAAGCACTTGGAATGAGCTGGATGTGTGGGTGAATCAGTTTGGAATGGATCCCTTATTGACGATTAAGGCGGCTACCTACTGGCCTGCAGTAGCCATGAAAGTGGACAAGGACTATGGGACGATATCCGAAGGAAAATTCGCTGACATTATTGCTGTTCGTGGAGACGTCCTTCGCTACATTAATTTGCTCCAGAATGTGGATCTGGTAATTAAGCATGGGAAGAAGGTGAAGTGA
- the guaB gene encoding IMP dehydrogenase, with amino-acid sequence MNRNSSKFLYEALTYDDVLLVPGYSEVLPRDTNTSTWLTKKIRLNIPLVSAAMDTVTEAELAIAIALEGGLGFIHKNMSIEKQAAQVRKVKRSQAGMILDPITLDINSKVRDAEAIMREFHIGGIPVVDENKILKGIITNRDLRFIKDPNRLIREIMTNENLITAKSGISLEQAEEILQEYKIEKLPIVDEDYKLTGLITYKDILKRKDKPNACKDEFGRLRVGAAVGVTADIVERVEALKNAGVDVVSIDTAHGHSKGVIETCKKIKTAFPDLEVIVGNIATPEAAIALADAGADAVKVGVGPGSICTTRVIAGVGVPQLSAVFECAEALKDRGVPVIADGGIRYSGDLVKAIAAGGSSIMIGSLLAGTEEAPGEMIIFEGRKFKSYRGMGSLEAMESGSKDRYFQDAEDNIKKLVPEGIVGRVPYKGLVAEVLYQLVGGLQAGMGYCGTKTIADLQKDGKFVKITAAGVKESHPHDVNITREAPNYSIKS; translated from the coding sequence ATGAATCGAAACTCCTCGAAGTTCCTTTATGAAGCACTCACCTACGACGACGTGCTTCTTGTTCCAGGTTATTCTGAAGTTCTCCCTAGAGACACCAACACTTCCACCTGGTTAACCAAAAAAATCAGACTAAATATCCCTCTAGTATCCGCAGCAATGGACACTGTAACAGAGGCAGAATTGGCAATTGCAATTGCTTTGGAAGGAGGTTTAGGCTTCATCCACAAGAATATGTCAATTGAGAAGCAGGCTGCGCAGGTTCGTAAGGTGAAGCGAAGCCAAGCAGGGATGATTCTAGATCCCATTACGCTCGATATCAATTCCAAAGTCCGAGACGCAGAGGCGATTATGCGGGAGTTTCATATCGGAGGTATCCCAGTGGTAGATGAAAATAAAATCTTGAAAGGGATCATTACGAATCGGGATCTTCGATTTATTAAAGATCCCAATCGCTTGATTCGAGAAATCATGACTAATGAAAATCTCATCACAGCTAAGTCGGGTATTTCATTGGAACAAGCAGAAGAAATTCTCCAGGAATATAAAATCGAGAAACTCCCAATTGTAGACGAAGACTACAAGTTGACCGGATTGATCACCTATAAAGATATTCTGAAACGTAAAGACAAGCCCAATGCCTGCAAGGATGAGTTTGGTCGATTGAGAGTAGGAGCTGCGGTTGGAGTTACCGCCGATATTGTGGAACGTGTCGAGGCCTTGAAAAATGCTGGAGTAGACGTAGTTTCCATTGACACTGCTCACGGACACAGTAAGGGTGTTATTGAAACCTGTAAAAAAATCAAAACTGCATTTCCTGATTTGGAAGTGATTGTCGGGAATATTGCTACTCCTGAGGCAGCGATCGCCTTGGCAGATGCTGGAGCAGATGCTGTAAAAGTCGGTGTAGGACCTGGATCCATTTGTACTACTCGTGTTATTGCTGGGGTAGGTGTACCGCAGCTTTCTGCCGTTTTTGAATGTGCTGAAGCACTCAAAGATCGTGGTGTTCCTGTTATCGCTGATGGAGGGATTCGTTATTCGGGTGACTTGGTTAAAGCCATCGCTGCTGGGGGAAGCTCCATTATGATTGGCTCTCTATTGGCCGGCACGGAAGAGGCTCCTGGAGAAATGATCATTTTTGAAGGAAGAAAATTTAAATCCTACCGTGGAATGGGTTCATTGGAAGCCATGGAGTCTGGTTCCAAGGATCGTTACTTCCAAGATGCCGAGGACAATATCAAAAAACTTGTTCCAGAAGGAATCGTAGGTCGAGTTCCCTATAAAGGCTTGGTTGCGGAAGTATTGTACCAATTAGTTGGTGGGCTTCAGGCAGGGATGGGCTATTGTGGAACCAAGACTATAGCAGATCTTCAAAAAGATGGCAAGTTTGTAAAAATTACTGCTGCTGGAGTCAAAGAATCGCATCCGCACGATGTGAACATTACTCGAGAGGCGCCTAATTATAGCATTAAGTCTTAA
- a CDS encoding pyridoxine 5'-phosphate synthase — MTKLSVNINKIATLRNARGANNPDVIKVALDCERFGAEGITVHPRPDERHIRYQDAVDLAKVVTTEFNIEGYPDQRFMQLIREVKPAQATLVPDPPNAITSNTGWDTIAHQSMLKDIVAELKEIGTRVSIFINPEAKYFEPAKLTGTDRVELYTEPYASNYHQDREKAVKSYVEVAHVARELGLGLNAGHDLDLHNLAYLKQQIPFLEEVSIGHALICDALYYGLENTIQMYRRQLEI, encoded by the coding sequence ATGACAAAGCTGAGTGTAAATATCAATAAGATCGCCACCCTGCGCAATGCCCGGGGAGCCAATAATCCTGATGTAATTAAAGTTGCTCTAGATTGTGAGCGATTTGGTGCAGAGGGAATTACCGTACATCCACGGCCTGATGAGCGACATATTCGTTATCAGGATGCTGTGGATTTGGCTAAAGTGGTTACGACTGAGTTCAACATCGAGGGCTACCCTGATCAGCGATTTATGCAGTTGATCCGTGAAGTGAAGCCTGCTCAAGCGACTTTGGTTCCTGATCCGCCGAATGCCATCACCTCTAATACAGGATGGGATACCATTGCTCATCAGAGCATGCTGAAAGACATTGTGGCCGAGCTCAAAGAAATCGGCACGCGTGTATCCATTTTCATTAATCCTGAAGCGAAATATTTTGAGCCGGCCAAGCTTACAGGAACTGATCGGGTCGAACTGTATACGGAACCTTATGCTTCGAACTACCATCAAGATCGGGAGAAAGCTGTGAAATCCTATGTAGAGGTAGCCCATGTCGCCCGAGAATTGGGTTTGGGACTGAATGCTGGGCACGATTTGGATTTACATAATTTGGCCTACCTCAAGCAGCAGATTCCATTCTTGGAAGAAGTCTCGATTGGTCACGCGCTAATCTGCGATGCGCTGTACTACGGATTGGAAAACACCATTCAGATGTACAGGAGGCAGTTGGAGATTTGA
- a CDS encoding alpha/beta fold hydrolase produces MKLNFRKSGSGPPLVILHGLFGSLDNWFSIAKELVEHYTLYLVDQRNHGDSPHAEEWNYAVMVEDLKELLDDESLEKIHLMGHSMGGKTVMNFAVTYPDRVEKLIVADIAPRFYPIHHQTILEGLNSLNLKQIKSRKEADDQLAKYIPELGVRQFLLKSLTRDSEGFAWKINLKVITEKIENVGEALDEGAVFEGPTLFLAGANSNYIQQKDLPDLEAHFPNYELEFIPNAGHWLHAEQPHAVVEEIRRFLG; encoded by the coding sequence ATGAAGCTTAACTTCAGAAAAAGTGGCTCCGGCCCTCCTCTCGTCATTCTCCATGGACTTTTTGGTTCGCTGGACAACTGGTTTTCCATCGCCAAGGAATTGGTCGAGCACTACACCTTGTACCTAGTCGATCAACGAAATCATGGAGACTCTCCCCATGCTGAGGAATGGAACTATGCCGTGATGGTGGAAGATTTAAAGGAATTGTTGGATGACGAAAGCCTGGAAAAAATCCACCTGATGGGCCATTCCATGGGAGGGAAGACCGTTATGAACTTTGCGGTTACCTACCCCGATCGAGTTGAGAAACTGATTGTGGCTGATATTGCACCGAGATTTTATCCGATTCACCATCAGACGATTTTGGAAGGATTGAATTCCCTGAATCTGAAGCAAATCAAATCCCGCAAAGAAGCCGATGATCAATTGGCAAAATACATTCCCGAACTGGGCGTGCGGCAGTTTTTGCTGAAAAGTCTGACCCGAGACAGCGAGGGCTTTGCATGGAAGATCAACCTGAAGGTCATCACCGAAAAGATTGAAAATGTAGGAGAAGCCTTGGATGAAGGTGCTGTTTTCGAAGGCCCAACCTTATTCCTTGCAGGAGCCAATTCCAACTATATCCAGCAAAAGGACTTGCCCGACTTGGAGGCCCATTTCCCAAATTACGAACTCGAGTTTATCCCCAATGCCGGTCACTGGCTCCATGCTGAGCAGCCTCATGCAGTCGTTGAGGAGATAAGGAGGTTTTTGGGCTAA